The DNA segment ATATTTTAGAAAACCTCAGCTTTGAAATCAAGCCAGAGCAAACCGTGGCTGTAGTAGGGCGCAGTGGTTCCGGCAAAACCACTTTATTTAAACTGATTTTGGGTCTATACCCTCCGACAGATGGAAAAGTTCTCATTGATGGCAAAGATGTAACTAATATAGCCCTGCGATCGCTCCGTTCACAAATCGGCGTTGTAGACCAAGATACATTTTTATTTGGCGGCACAATCCGCGAAAATATCAGCATTGCTCACCCAGAGGCTTCCTTAGAAGAAATTATTGCTGTCGCCCGTTTAGCAGGTGCGGACGACTTTATCAAACAAATGCCAGCAGGTTATGAAACCCAAATTGGTGAAGGTGGGGGGATGTTGTCTGGCGGACAAAGACAACGTTTAGCGATCGCCCGTGCTTTGTTAGGAAACCCCCGCCTATTGTTGTTAGATGAAGCCACAAGCCATCTCGATTCCGAATCGGAACGCATTATTCAAAACAACCTCAAAACCATCCTCAAAGGGCGCACAAGTGTCATTATTGCTCACCGCCTTTCCACCGTGCGCCACGCAGACTTAATTCTGGTATTAGATCGCGGCTTATTAGTCGAAAGCGGTAATCACGATCAATTAATTGCCAGAAGAGGGCATTACTTTTACCTCAATCAACAGCAGTTGAGTAGTGAGTAATGAGGTAAGAGTCAACAGTCAACAGTCAACCATCAACAGTTCTCTTTCCGCCTACTTTTCCATATCCCACCACATCCCGTCAAATAATTTATGCCAAACCCATCTGTTAATTCATCATCTGTACTTGTGCAACCACAGACGGCTCAGGTGCAACGTGGTCATGATTTAGTTGATTATCAGACACAGGCACTGACGCAGACAAATGATTGGTTTTACGGCACAGAAGAACTACTAGATGCGTTACCGCAGCGCTGGACGCGCTCGATGCTGTATTTGCTCATCAGCTTTACCATCATTGTTTTGCCTTGGGCAATGTTTACTAAGGTTGATGAAACGGGAAGTGCTAGAGGGCGTTTGGAACCCCAAGGCGCAACTCAAAAATTAGGTGTTGCTGTTACTAGTAGTGTCAAGGCTGTCAATGTGGCAGAAGGGGCGACTGTCAAGGCGGGACAAGTGCTATTGGAATTAGAGTCTGATGTGTTGCAATCCCAGGTGGAACAAGCACAGACAAGGTTAGAAGAACTCATCAATCGCCAAGGACAGCAAGAGCTACTAAAAAACCAATTGATGTTAACAATTAACATCCAACAGCAGCAAAACCAAGCCCAAGAATTAGAGAAAATGGCGCAAGTGCATCAGGCGCAGCAAAACCTGGATGCTAGGCAGAGTACATATAATTTACAGAAGTTAGAAAAATTAGCGCTAGTTGAACAGGCTAGACAGGATATCAATACTAGTCAACTAGGAAGAAAATTAGCCAATAGCCGTTTGCAAAGAGATATTAAAGAAGTTTTACGTTATCGCCGACTTTTGAGACAAGGTGCGATCGCTCAAATTAAAGTAGTAGAACTAGAAAAGATAGCGGAAGACAGTCAACGTTCCCTATTGCAAGCCAACTCTGATTTTACTCAAGCCCAGCTACGCTTACAAGAAAAAGAAAGCCATTATCAAACCACCGTCAGCCAAACCTTAGCTGACATTGAACAAGCAAAACTCCGCCTCCAAGAACAGCAAAGCAGCTATCAAAGTCTTGTGCAGACAGGTAAGTTAGCACTGTTAAGGAGTCAGGAACAACTCAAAGACTTACAAAACCAACTAACTACCCTACAATCAGAAATCATCCAAACCAAGAGCCAGATTAACGCCTTCAAGATTCAGATTCAGCAACGAGTAGTGCGATCGCCTGTTGATGGTACGATTTTTGATCTACCAATCGATAAACCAGGCCCTGTAGTCGAAGCTGGACAGATAGTTGCTCAAATTGCGCCTAAGAATGCGGCAATCATTCTCAGAAGTTCCATGCCTAGTCAACACAGTGGTTTCTTGAGAGTGGGAATGCCAGTAAAAATTAAATTTGATGCCTATCCTTTCCAAGATTATGGAGTATTACCAGGACGTGTTAGCTGGATTTCTCCTGACTCGAAAATTCAAACTACTAGCCAAGGCAACGTAGAAGTTTATGAAATGGATATTACTTTAGATCATCCCTATATTCAAGCTGGGAATAAACGTATTACCTTAACCCCTGGACAATCAGCCACCGCCGAAGTTATTATCCGCCAGCGTCGAGTCATTGACTTTATTTTAGACCCCTTCAAAAAGCTGCAAAAAGGTGGTTTAGAGCTTTAGGAAACAAGGCAAAGACCGTGGCATATTAGTAGTGGACTGTCTAAACTAAAATAGTGCATTAAATTGAAAAAATTAAACACAGATGTAGCTTGCTTCCCGCAGGGTACGGGGATGAAAGCGGATAAAAAAGATGTTTTAATGCAACATTTAAGGCTTGACACGCCACTACAATAATTTTATTTTTGCTTTATAAATAACATCTAAGCATCAAATAATTAAAACTACCATTAGATAGAGACTATAAATAATTAATGAGGCGATGATAATAAAAGAATGCCTGATTGCCTCGAAAACTAATTATTTTAAGCTAATAGGTGGAGCAAATATCAATATGGAAAAGTTTTTAAAACTCTCTGTTGAGGACATTATCACTCATCTTAAAGTCTCTTTTCAAATGCCTAGTATACTAGAAGCAATCGCTACCCAGAAAATCATTGCTGATACTGCTGAAAAAGTAGGTATTGAATTAAGTGTAGAAGAACTACAACAATCTGCCGATAGTATGCGTTTTGCTAACCGCTTGCTAAAGGCAGATGATACTTGGAATTGGCTACAAAAACACTATCTAACTATCGATGATTTTGAGGAAGTAGCCAAATCAAACTTATTACATATGAAATTGGCTGAACATTTATTTGCTGACAAAGTTGAACCTTTTTTTTATGCTCATAAAATTGATTACACTGGAGCTGCAACCTATGAAGTAATTCTAGATGATGAAGACTTAGCCTTAGAGTTATTTTATGCTTTGCAAGAAGGTGAAATTAGTTTCCAAGAAATCGCTCGTCAATATATTCAAAGTCCCGAAACTCGCCGGGCTGGAGGTTATCAAGGGATTCGCTATCGCTCGGAGTTTCGCCCAGAAATAGCCGCAGCCGTCTTTGCTGCTACACCTCCCCAGCTTCTCAAACCAATAATTACACCCAAAGGTGTGCATATAATTGCAGTGGAGGAAATCATTACACCAGAATTAGATGAATCACGCCGGGTTCAAATACTTAAAGATTTCTTTACCCATTGGTTACAACAACAAATCACTAATTTAGAAATTGTCGCTGAACTTTCTCAAAATGATAATTCTTCTTCCGAATTGCCTAGACCAGCCTAATGTTGATGTACTATTTTGGTAATGAGTAATGGGTAATTGCCTTTTTGATTATGCTTTGGGTGGGCAATGCCCACCCTACAGTTAATTAAATATGTATGATAATAAAGTTGGATTTCCCTATAAGACTTTGGGGATAATATTACTTAAATATACTTTAATCTAATTCCATCATCTTTATTTTAATAGCTACAAATTTTGCACCTATATGCTGAAGTTTACGAGTTTTAATTGTATCTGGCATACTATTATTTTTGAGTAGGCGAATATATGTACGATATGGTATATATGTAAGAGGATTATATCCAGCAGTATGGAGCATTAAAACACAAGCCCAAGAATACTTACCGACAGATATAGCTTGGAGAATAGCCTCCCATTCTTCAGTGAGAATTGTACAGTTACAAAGTTGATGATGCTGGAAAGATTCTTGAGTCATCAGCCTAAATTATAAACGTGAATTTAAATGTTGAGAAAAAGCCCTTTTGCCCGCCGGAATAGCTCCCAATAACTGTGAGGTTATCAACAGTCAAACTTTACACAGATATCAATACATCTTTAACTTTCATCGTTTAGATGAAGTTTTAACTACAAAGGTGTATAGATATCTTCAGAATAAGCATTGAGGTAGGGACGCTGCAATTCGATGTTGAGTGAAGAGAAGTGTTGTAAAATTGCAGTCATTCTACCTGCTGGCGTATCATTACCTTGTTGCCAAGCTTCCAGCAAACCATTAGCAATTATTTGACAACGGTGTGTACCAAAGCTTTCCTGTTCGGCAAATCTATGGTTTGGTTCTTCGGCGATCGCTAACCCTGGTGCGATAAGCTTAGTAAATAGGGGTACTTGTGCCTGAAAATGCGTTTGATTTTCTGCATATATCGTCTTCAGAACAGGGTAAACCTTTTCATAGTCATTTTTATCAAAATACAGTACTGCCGAGTCATGGCGAACATAATCAGAGGGGTTGTATAGTGCTTTAAATGTGAAAGCAATCGGTATAGCGTTGAGGTGTGTAGTCAAAGCATCCATGACTGCAACTGCACCATCTGGAGTTAAGTTGAAATAAACACGTACCAAAGTTTGATATTGTTGCGCTGCACCTGCATTAGCCACCGCCATATAAAATCCGTTTTGGACGAGATTTTTTGGCAATTGGATAGCAGCAGAGTTACCCATCATCTGAGTTCGCAAACCATCCGGCGGAACGTGGAGAGTTAAACCATCCCGATGGACTGCCAAAGTCCCATCTGATTCTTCCCTGAGAACTTGCCAACCATAACTCCAGTAGCCAGTACCTTTATTATGTTCATGCAGGCGATCGTAAAAAGCTAGGTCTACACCTAAAAATGTGTTGTTTTCTAGATTTTTATTGACGGCTAAATTAGATATCTCTGCATCAGAGGCCAGAACACTTTTCAACGAGCCATTGTAATAGATGCCGTAGAGAAAACTACGCAGTTGCTGACTCAAATACTTATTCTGTAAATCCAAAGATAATTTTTGAAACCGAGAGACTGAAGACTCAGGTAATTCTAAGGGTTTATAGTTGGGATGCTTAATACAATACTGAGACTGTATTTCGATATTATGAATCATGTCTTGCAATGATATCTGCAATAACTCTGGAATATCTGACAATTGTACAGATAGAGAATCTAATATTTGCATAGAGGTTTGTTAGTAAATGATATGAGTAGGATATGAAGGGATGAGGAAGATGAAGGAGATGAGGCGGATGTCACTTTAGCTTTCCCATCTCCCTCTACCGCCCACTCCCCACGCCTGATTCCCTAATTAAACCTGAGACAAACTTACAGGAGAGAGGTCTGATAACTGGACACCAAAAATTGTTTGCACTGATGCTTCTGGACGACACAGCAAACTTTTGGCGACTTGTAGCATACAAATACCCACATTACCGAAGGTTTTTTCGTACTGGAGTTGAGCCTGAATAGCAGTAACGAGTGCTAAACCGCAAAATTGCATGACTCGTTGTAGGAAGTCGGGATGATGTTCTAAGATTTCTGGGAAATGAGTAAGATAAGCCGTCACCAACTCTCTTATTGAAGGTTGGAGAACGTACAAAGGGGTGGCAGCTAAACGTAACGACTCCTCAATGGCAATTGATTTACCAGTTACCAAGCTGTATAACCAAATTTGCAAGTAGCTGGCAATGAGTGTTCCTAAATCGTTAGCAGGGTCTCCCCAGTTACCACGTTCCCAGTCAATGAAGCGCACCATATTTTCATCACTCATATCTTCCCAATTGAGGGAGACGAGGATATTGTTTAACTTCAGGTCATTATGGGTAAGACAGCAGGGAGTAAAACTGTTGATTAATTGTGCGATCGCCTGTCCCAAACTATCGTAAAGTTGATATAGGGCAAAAAATCTCAGACCATCAGCAGGAACCTTACCAAATATCTCTGGAGTTAGTCTATCTAATCCTCGATTTAGATGAGGTGTTCTTGGGTTAGATTTACTCTCACCAGGATTTTGAAAGAAATCTCGATATTCTTCACAGTTAAATGAGGTGCGATGAATCAACGCCAAAGTAGTCCCGACTGCATTAGCAAGCTGGGTGGGAAATAAATTTAAATTCTCTTTAATGTAAAAATCCATCAAATCTTGATAGTTATCAAGATAGTTGAAAATGATAATAGAATTTTCCCAATTAAAGTATATCGCTTCTGATAAATAGGAACGTATGTGGTTAATTTCTGGAAATCTGCTAACAAAATCATGAATGCGCCATTCCAGAACAAACTCACCAGTCGTCTTTCCTTCTAAGTTATGACGTTCTTGTTTAACTAGTAGTTTTCTTTCTTCTGGGAAAGTAATTAATAAATTAAAATTCTTTGCTGGTTTCAGTTCAACTTTACTCGACGCTCCTTCCTCAAGAGTACACAAGTTTAAAGAAATTAAGTAATCACATACATTTTGAGAGTTGAGGATAAATGGTGGCATATATTTAAGATGAGTTACAACATTTATATCTAAATATTTGTAGGGTTGGTTTCGCCCAACGCACTTGATCTAAGGCTACAAGTCTTTAAGTCTGCAATGGCTTTCCTCTGTATATTTCAAAAATCTAATACTAGCTCTATATCTATTTATGACTATTGCCAATATATGAATTAACTATTTTTAGGATGGTAGCAATAGCAAATGATATTGTGATAAATCGAAATATTTTTTCTGCTAAGATAAATATTTGATTATATGAATACTGATTACCGCCGTATATTAATCCAGATTCTTCATAATTTAGGTCGGTTAGAAAATTTTCTGAATCATGAGAATGTAATTCAGAAACAATTATTTTCGCCATTTTAGAAAAATGCAAAAATTTGACATTGATTAAATACACTCTATATTAGATAATTTTATTGGTTTAAGAAAAAACCAAAAAATAGTTTACTTTTACTCACAGAAAAAGACTGTAATTTGATGGAATTTATAAGCGATTAAACATGATATTGCTTAATCGCTGATGCCATAATCTTAACAGAATTATTGATTTGAGTTTTTATGCAGCAGAACTGAAAGAACGAGCCAAGTGTCCAATGGCATCGATACCATAGGTAATGACACCAAACTCAAATCCCTTCACGGCTAAGTCTAAAACTCCATTTGTGGTATTGGAATAATTACCACCATGAACAGAATTATCAAGATTGTTTAATTCGTTGAGGAAGCTTTCAGAATCTTGGAATAATTCTGTACCAGTAGCTTGTAATTCATTAACAGCAATAAACGCCATGATGGACTCCTAAAACTATTTTGGTTTTGAGTAGAAAGTGCAGGCGATTAAGAAATACAAAACTTAATCGCTCATGCCACAATTGCAAGAAATCCGTTTATCTTAGTATTTACGCAGCAGAACTGAAGGACTTAGCTAGGTGTCCAATAGCATCAATACCATAAGTGATAACACCAAACTCAAATCCTTTCACGGCTAAGTCTAAAACTCCATTTGTGGTATTGGAATAATTACCACCATGAACAGAATTATCAAGATTGTTTAATTCGTTGAGGAAGCTTTCAGAATCTTGGAACAATTCTGCACCAGTAGCTGGTAATTCATTAACAGCAATAAACGCCATGATGGACTCCTAAAACTATTTTGGTTTTGAGTAGAAAGTGCAGGCGATTAAGAATTGCAAAACTTAATCGCTCATGCCACAATTGCAAGAAATCCGTTTATCTTAGTATTTACGCAGCAGAACTGAAGGACTTAGCTAGGTGTCCAATAGCATCAATACCATAAGTGATAACACCAAACTCAAATCCTTTCACGGCTAAGTCT comes from the Nostoc sp. PCC 7120 = FACHB-418 genome and includes:
- a CDS encoding HlyD family efflux transporter periplasmic adaptor subunit, whose protein sequence is MPNPSVNSSSVLVQPQTAQVQRGHDLVDYQTQALTQTNDWFYGTEELLDALPQRWTRSMLYLLISFTIIVLPWAMFTKVDETGSARGRLEPQGATQKLGVAVTSSVKAVNVAEGATVKAGQVLLELESDVLQSQVEQAQTRLEELINRQGQQELLKNQLMLTINIQQQQNQAQELEKMAQVHQAQQNLDARQSTYNLQKLEKLALVEQARQDINTSQLGRKLANSRLQRDIKEVLRYRRLLRQGAIAQIKVVELEKIAEDSQRSLLQANSDFTQAQLRLQEKESHYQTTVSQTLADIEQAKLRLQEQQSSYQSLVQTGKLALLRSQEQLKDLQNQLTTLQSEIIQTKSQINAFKIQIQQRVVRSPVDGTIFDLPIDKPGPVVEAGQIVAQIAPKNAAIILRSSMPSQHSGFLRVGMPVKIKFDAYPFQDYGVLPGRVSWISPDSKIQTTSQGNVEVYEMDITLDHPYIQAGNKRITLTPGQSATAEVIIRQRRVIDFILDPFKKLQKGGLEL
- a CDS encoding peptidylprolyl isomerase produces the protein MEKFLKLSVEDIITHLKVSFQMPSILEAIATQKIIADTAEKVGIELSVEELQQSADSMRFANRLLKADDTWNWLQKHYLTIDDFEEVAKSNLLHMKLAEHLFADKVEPFFYAHKIDYTGAATYEVILDDEDLALELFYALQEGEISFQEIARQYIQSPETRRAGGYQGIRYRSEFRPEIAAAVFAATPPQLLKPIITPKGVHIIAVEEIITPELDESRRVQILKDFFTHWLQQQITNLEIVAELSQNDNSSSELPRPA
- a CDS encoding HetP family heterocyst commitment protein translates to MTQESFQHHQLCNCTILTEEWEAILQAISVGKYSWACVLMLHTAGYNPLTYIPYRTYIRLLKNNSMPDTIKTRKLQHIGAKFVAIKIKMMELD
- a CDS encoding T3SS effector HopA1 family protein, which translates into the protein MQILDSLSVQLSDIPELLQISLQDMIHNIEIQSQYCIKHPNYKPLELPESSVSRFQKLSLDLQNKYLSQQLRSFLYGIYYNGSLKSVLASDAEISNLAVNKNLENNTFLGVDLAFYDRLHEHNKGTGYWSYGWQVLREESDGTLAVHRDGLTLHVPPDGLRTQMMGNSAAIQLPKNLVQNGFYMAVANAGAAQQYQTLVRVYFNLTPDGAVAVMDALTTHLNAIPIAFTFKALYNPSDYVRHDSAVLYFDKNDYEKVYPVLKTIYAENQTHFQAQVPLFTKLIAPGLAIAEEPNHRFAEQESFGTHRCQIIANGLLEAWQQGNDTPAGRMTAILQHFSSLNIELQRPYLNAYSEDIYTPL
- a CDS encoding phosphotransferase family protein; protein product: MPPFILNSQNVCDYLISLNLCTLEEGASSKVELKPAKNFNLLITFPEERKLLVKQERHNLEGKTTGEFVLEWRIHDFVSRFPEINHIRSYLSEAIYFNWENSIIIFNYLDNYQDLMDFYIKENLNLFPTQLANAVGTTLALIHRTSFNCEEYRDFFQNPGESKSNPRTPHLNRGLDRLTPEIFGKVPADGLRFFALYQLYDSLGQAIAQLINSFTPCCLTHNDLKLNNILVSLNWEDMSDENMVRFIDWERGNWGDPANDLGTLIASYLQIWLYSLVTGKSIAIEESLRLAATPLYVLQPSIRELVTAYLTHFPEILEHHPDFLQRVMQFCGLALVTAIQAQLQYEKTFGNVGICMLQVAKSLLCRPEASVQTIFGVQLSDLSPVSLSQV